The Henckelia pumila isolate YLH828 chromosome 2, ASM3356847v2, whole genome shotgun sequence genome includes a window with the following:
- the LOC140882674 gene encoding probable polygalacturonase At1g80170, with product MSKLTFLCFLVLLTVSIKSEDRDFPKEFDFFEDIEEWEVEEDGGNEFDELSELPSWRSGHRNKILVNVGAFGAVGDGVSDDTQAFVNAWKQACSSPIKAVFLVPEGRRYLVNATKFRGPCADKIVIRIEGTIVAPNEPKDWDPKNPRMWLNFNNISKAIFQGNGVIDGSGSKWWAESCKKNKSNPCKGAPTALTIDSSSFVRVKGLTIQNSQQMNFVISRSESIRVTGVKVSSPGDSPNTDGIHITASTNVVLQNCKIGTGDDCISIVNASSGIKMKNIYCGPGHGISIGSLGKDNSTGIVEQIVLDNAFIRGTTNGLRIKTWQGGSGYVRSVRYQDVRMDNVSNPIIIDQFYCDSPSTCQNQTSAVEISQVMYRNITGTSKTQKAMNFACSDTVPCTHIVLNNINLQSMDGTVETYCNSAAGFGYGYVQPSAECLSSSDKDTTIAQEKETDSYQQNSTERIIHTEL from the exons ATGAGCAAGTTAACATTTCTTTGCTTTCTTGTTTTGCTTACAGTGTCCATTAAAAGTGAAGACAGAGATTTTCCAAAGGAGTTTGACTTTTTTGAAGATATAGAGGAATGGGAGGTGGAAGAAGACGGAGGCAACGAATTCGATGAGCTGTCGGAGCTTCCATCTTGGAGAAGCGGGCACCGGAACAAGATTCTCGTTAACGTAGGCGCGTTTGGTGCGGTTGGGGATGGAGTATCAGATGATACTCAG GCCTTCGTAAATGCTTGGAAGCAAGCTTGTTCTTCACCAATAAAAGCAGTCTTTTTGGTTCCTGAAGGGAGACGCTATCTTGTCAATGCCACAAAATTTAGAGGGCCTTGTGCTGATAAGATAGTGATCCGG ATTGAAGGAACTATTGTAGCACCCAATGAGCCAAAGGATTGGGATCCAAAGAACCCAAGGATGTGgcttaattttaataatataagcAAGGCCATTTTCCAAGGAAATGGAGTTATTGATGGATCAGGCAGCAAATGGTGGGCAGAATCTTGCAAAAAGAACAAGTCCAAC CCATGCAAAGGAGCACCGACG GCTTTAACTATAGATTCAAGCTCCTTTGTAAGGGTCAAAGGACTCACCATTCAGAACAGCCAACAGATGAACTTTGTGATTTCACGTTCTGAGTCGATCCGTGTGACTGGTGTGAAAGTTTCATCTCCTGGAGATAGCCCCAATACCGATGGAATTCATATAACTGCATCCACCAATGTTGTTTTGCAGAACTGCAAAATCGGAACAG GTGACGATTGCATCTCAATTGTTAATGCTAGCTCCGGTATCAAGATGAAGAATATATATTGTGGACCTGGTCACGGGATTAG CATTGGTAGTCTTGGGAAAGACAACTCCACCGGTATAGTCGAGCAGATTGTATTGGATAATGCATTCATTCGAGGTACAACAAATGGCCTTAGGATCAAGACTTGGCAG GGGGGTTCTGGTTATGTGCGGTCCGTACGCTATCAAGATGTGAGGATGGATAATGTCTCCAATCCAATTATCATAGACCAATTCTATTGTGATTCACCAAGTACTTGTCAAAACCAG ACTTCTGCTGTGGAAATAAGCCAAGTTATGTACCGGAATATCACGGGGACTTCAAAAACCCAAAAGGCCATGAATTTTGCATGCAGCGACACAGTCCCCTGCACCCACATAGTTCTAAACAACATCAACTTACAGAGTATGGATGGAACTGTAGAAACCTACTGCAACTCTGCTGCAGGCTTTGGTTATGGCTATGTTCAGCCTTCAGCAGAATGCCTATCATCTTCAGACAAGGACACAACTATTGCTCAGGAAAAAGAAACTGACAGCTACCAGCAAAATAGCACAGAACGTATCATCCATACAGAATTATGA
- the LOC140882373 gene encoding uncharacterized protein, with the protein MDGPPENDFCSICHSNFNIPCQANCSHWFCGSCILQVWDHGSALHPCKCPLCRREITLLVPSEASSRQYHMVDSAEILQRIERYNRLYGERSNGLIQRMQDLPFLLRRLLRDIRDPQRTLPLVIRARVYLAMVVSAIYVLSPVDIIPEGLLGIIGFLDDAIIVLICFLHVAALYRAVLLSRHGGS; encoded by the exons ATGGATGGGCCACCGGAAAATGATTTCTGTTCGATTTGTCACtccaatttcaatatcccttgCCAAGCCAATTGCTCACATTGGTTCTGCG GTAGCTGTATATTACAAGTTTGGGATCATGGATCTGCTCTTCACCCCTGTAAATGTCCCCTATGCCGACGCGAAATCACCTTGTTGGTTCCCAGTGAAGCATCATCAAGGCAATACCACATGGTCGATTCTGCAGAGATCTTGCAGAGAATTGAAAGATATAACCGTCTGTATGGTGAACGGTCAAATGGTCTCATACAG agAATGCAAGACCTACCCTTTCTTCTCAGGAGACTGTTACGAGATATTAGAGATCCACAAAGAACGCTTCCACTTGTTATCAGGGCACGTGTTTACTTGGCA ATGGTTGTTAGTGCTATATATGTCCTTAGCCCAGTGGACATTATTCCTGAAG GACTGCTTGGTATAATTGGCTTTCTGGATGATGCGATTATCGTACTCATATGCTTCCTGCATGTTGCTGCCCTGTATCGAGCTGTTCTCCTTTCTCGGCATGGAGGTTCATAA